In Trichomycterus rosablanca isolate fTriRos1 chromosome 20, fTriRos1.hap1, whole genome shotgun sequence, one DNA window encodes the following:
- the zgc:113279 gene encoding NF-kappa-B inhibitor zeta: protein MVYSTFSSLRLNLTVFDCGSKSQKSKADKKYLGVRVKMPVRDMLRNIRIAKGMDPKDLQKDNMGSKGDKKRVNMSSDRRNRLKKWQTKSLEELAIIVEVLEEDLKTSTTRQPSKHPSSNSFPELGNKFWCKNVTHHEQINESPSPPSCCSAIKNSPTQSMEIYDYLPCSVYSQATSPYSDIQDGYSSGEPDYYTDRSYDEMTCSPSPSEWQAQSPDRSYYYNPKMDHWWSSTPKIKSQTYACSVQEGWDSTTYFWTQMEREEHLLNSISDQEFLAVDENGRILLHRAVNEGKRALVYVIAKRMADLKKLDSKDKEGKTALHLAAEKNQHLMVADLIALGANINERTNYRKTCLHLSAENGYIRVLEVLKSYMKSGTYIDLEARDYNGLSALQVASLALKSTVGELKRSVTVGQARLHSLRKEQMMETLKCLLQMECNLQSLVRHDTWSCDEIKGPPPKKGEEKGEEKGEEKGEEKGEEKGEEKGEEKGEMKGEEKGGERRRKEK, encoded by the exons ATGGTGTACTCCACCTTCTCCAGCCTGAGGCTGAATCTCACCGTATTTGATTGTG GATCAAAATCTCAAAAATCCAAAGCTGATAAGAAGTACCTGGGTGTCCGAGTGAAAATGCCGGTCAGAGATATGCTCAGGAATATCCGCATAGCCAAAGGCATGGACCCCAAAGATCTGCAG AAAGACAACATGGGATCGAAAGGGGATAAAAAACGAGTCAACATGAGTAGTGATCGGAGGAACAGGCTG AAAAAGTGGCAAACAAAGAGCTTGGAAGAGCTTGCTATTATCGTTGAGGTGCTGGAGGAAGATCTTAAAACCAGTACAACCCGACAGCCAAGCAAGCACCCGTCATCCAACTCCTTCCCAGAGCTTGGAAATAAGTTCTGGTGTAAGAACGTAACTCATCATGAGCAGATAAATGAATCCCCTTCACCTCCAAGCTGCTGTTCAGCCATTAAAAATTCCCCAACTCAGTCCATGGAAATCTACGACTACCTGCCGTGTTCTGTTTATAGCCAGGCTACCTCTCCCTACTCAGACATTCAGGACGGTTATAGCAGTGGTGAGCCAGATTACTATACAGACAGGAGCTATGATGAAATGACTTGCTCTCCTAGTCCCAGCGAATGGCAGGCCCAGTCCCCAGATCGCTCATATTATTACAACCCTAAGATGGACCACTGGTGGAGTTCaacaccaaaaataaaaagtcagACATACGCCTGCTCAGTGCAAGAGGGGTGGGACAGCACAACATACTTCTGGACCCAAATGGAAAGAGAAGAGCATCTTCTGAACAGTATCTCTGACCAAGAGTTTCTGGCTGTTGATGAGAATGGTAGAAT ACTCCTACACAGAGCCGTCAATGAGGGAAAAAGAGCTCTTGTATATGTGATAGCCAAAAGAATGGCGGATCTAAAGAAACTGGATAGCAAAGATAAAGAGGGAAAG ACTGCTCTTCACTTAGCTGCAGAGAAAAATCAGCACCTCATGGTTGCAGATTTAATTGCCCTCGGTGCAAACATCAATGAAAGAACTAACTATAGAAAGACATGCCTCCATCTCAGTGCAGAAAATGGATACATCAGGGTTTTAGAG GTGCTGAAAAGCTACATGAAAAGTGGAACATACATTGATTTAGAAGCCAGAGATTACAATg GGCTCAGTGCACTGCAGGTTGCATCATTAGCTTTGAAGAGCACAGTAGGGGAACTGAAGAGAAGCGTAACTGTGGGCCAGGCCAGACTGCATTCTCTACGTAAAGAGCAGATGATGGAAACCCTGAAGTGCCTCCTGCAGATGGAATGCAACCTGCAGAGCCTGGTGAGGCACGACACTTGGTCATGTGATGAAATCAAAGGTCCTCCTCCCA AGAAAGGAGAAGAGAAAGGAGAAGAGAAAGGAGAAGAGAAAGGAGAAGAGAAAGGAGAAGAGAAAGGAGAAGAGAAAGGAGAAGAGAAGGGAGAAATGAAGGGAGAGGAGAAAGGAGGAGAAAGGAGGAGAAAGGAGAAGTGA
- the LOC134334774 gene encoding POU domain class 2-associating factor 1, producing the protein MGKSLSEHAAAKPYQGVRVKDPVKELLRRKRGHTAKTAPPTAVVIPNNALPPCANLGSSGFMGSNQSAPNDSSVDVGTLCPGWVAQPSSSAVLQTLGHWAPPEYFQHEQTLSTYSSLTTDMFVQPVCPSYAVVGASSVLTLAPAPLFTNLGTINSSSSSLSQVDAQDGSLAYIPWTQSLSACSQTVSSPQQQPMVGSLSKPEPEVVEPSLAPEGTLALEKLLEQEENQKESYTCSPTLFSQDI; encoded by the exons ATGGGAAAAT CTCTGTCAGAGCATGCTGCAGCTAAACCTTATCAGGGTGTCAGAGTTAAAGACCCTGTCAAAGAACTGCTCCGGCGGAAGAGAggacatacagccaaaacagcgCCCCCAACTGCA GTGGTGATTCCTAACAATGCTTTACCTCCATGTGCAAATCTTG GTTCTTCTGGTTTCATGGGAAGCAACCAGAGTGCTCCAAATGACTCATCTGTGGATGTTGGTACTCTATGCCCTGGCTGGGTCGCCCAACCCAGCAGTTCAGCTGTTCTTCAGACCCTGGGTCACTGGGCTCCTCCTGAGTATTTCCAACATGAGCAGACCCTCTCTACCTATTCCTCCCTCACCACCGACATGTTTGTCCAGCCCGTGTGTCCCAGCTATGCTGTGGTTGGGGCATCCTCAGTGCTCACGCTGGCCCCTGCACCCCTCTTCACCAACCTTGGG ACTATAAACTCATCCAGCTCAAGCTTGTCTCAGGTCGATGCCCAAGACGGCTCACTGGCATACATTCCATGGACTCAGTCCTTGTCTGCCTGCTCACAGACTGTGTCCAGCCCCCAACAGCAACCCATGGTCGGGTCCTTATCCAAACCAGAACCTGAAGTGGTGGAACCTTCTCTGGCACCTGAGGGCACCCTGGCTTTGGAGAAACTTCTGGAACAAGAGGAGAACCAGAAGGAGTCCTATACCTGCAGTCCCACACTGTTTTCACAAGACATTTAG